In Cydia fagiglandana chromosome 3, ilCydFagi1.1, whole genome shotgun sequence, the following are encoded in one genomic region:
- the LOC134680165 gene encoding uncharacterized protein LOC134680165 — protein MRLFRGPKRREVTGPRAAATPAPSPCRDAAGAGPRPHDFTLVTALPAMVMEDDVREMKKVFATWGRRMGKKLDMLRKPDAKEASQEQPSNESFNEESPRSISGQFKKKQQWKMERSSSETTSLKRDNDTDSIRSGSRDRSPSPFKSFFHRMGSTGMLNSSRSQTLNIHKTSENSYPVASGPTLYRSCSTSHLSTYVKADDPSDDIDLQNADSEIKKSPSKNNNILTEDALANSSKAISCDNIPNLEQGNGMCKKPNFPYAFLRSKLSVLPEENSMASQQRTSSIRQSYSERIDRKSPKFRKDRLFLSNSRSEERYQSNDSISVHEDMMLNAALRNEYSDFNRSSMRSINEIDGTYPARRLEDVHRRSSMISHRPPLDYDPMLIPRNRNSLPVYDYGPYLGSVRDIKTELMTSSQSIHLGPESTEILQTHRLSNYVSSNESGYDSDGRPTDEHSNHSPPGYSSHISPGTVRAEPIDATADVTHGNFSRQLSLNHKINVSRVHVPARRSSTPCALFPIENSMPYEYVNNNREQFHKYPNNPLHVLDYNDAKPPPLPKKTLNKKIPFVYKTITLDERVETRKIKLLHSQVLPVEHSSNPNLSTLIPPVDNEGPSIPVPETDIFGRGPCTKRFRKLRLIKSRLDESLGVYLTQHRVDFDSSGSNFEIRYIVVKLDFDGIAHRDGRLRIGDEIVNVNGKVLRGLSSLKEVQHIVNSCSSEANCQEGAQKYQVDLVMAHDEITPVTLSRIINRHTSDQNVIAPSTSNVPPDIISETVHKPTASNQITIETHFPSENQFYSNYGNGTNSTTNNFQHSTRRRETEVLGNNSPTIQLNQKSDDEKLLERAYPAPSATLQNITNIEISMRSSPTPRNRHSNNYRPISLHNSRPPLMAEQYSTSNENTTNEIKEKSPHYIKHVPRLYQNRSFESIPEQLLRSSNRSRFFNRIGSQRCSPSHGHVSRQQEHALMQNEGHQSGIYSNNSLHIAEFWKGPGHKSLGFSIVGGTDSPKGKMGIFVKTVFPNGQAADKGTIFEGDEILSVNNVPTRGLSHAGAISLFKQVKEGKLELTLSRRRAPRSRSVEPLGNFRCDNLKE, from the exons ATGCGCCTCTTCCGCGGGCCGAAGCGCAGGGAAGTGACCGGGCCGCGAGCCGCAGCGACGCCGGCGCCGTCTCCGTGCCGAGACGCCGCTGGCGCCGGCCCCCGCCCGCACGACTTCACCCTAGTCACGGCACTACCGGCTATGGTCATGGAGGACGACGTTAGGGAAATGAAGAAAG tGTTCGCAACGTGGGGTCGTCGTATGGGAAAAAAACTTGACATGCTGAGAAAACCTGACGCAAAAGAAGCTTCACAAGAACAACCTAGTAATGAAAGCTTTAATGAGGAGTCCCCGAGGAGCATATCTGGCCAGTTCAAGAAAAAGCAGCAATGGAAAATGGAACGGAGCAGTTCTGAAACTACTTCCCTAAAAAGGGATAACGACACTGATTCCATTAGAAGCGGATCCCGAGATCGATCGCCTAGCCCATTCAAATCTTTCTTCCATAGAATGGGTTCAACGGGAATGTTAAACTCATCTAGGTCCCAAACACTAAATATCCATAAAACATCAGAAAACAGTTATCCGGTGGCAAGTGGACCTACGCTTTATCGAAGCTGTTCAACTTCACATCTGTCTACGTATGTGAAAGCTGATGATCCATCTGATGATATTGATTTACAGAACGCTGATAGTGAAATTAAAAAGTCTCCttcaaagaataataatattttaactgaAGATGCGTTAGCTAATTCATCAAAGGCCATTAGTTGTGATAATATCCCTAATCTTGAACAAGGTAATGGTATGTGTAAAAAACCAAACTTTCCGTACGCCTTTTTAAGGTCTAAATTATCGGTTTTACCCGAAGAAAACAGTATGGCATCACAACAACGAACGAGCAGCATAAGGCAAAGTTACTCCGAAAGAATAGATAGAAAATCACCAAAATTTCGCAAAGATAGACTATTTCTTTCCAATTCTCGCTCCGAGGAACGATATCAAAGCAACGATAGCATATCGGTTCATGAAGACATGATGCTTAATGCTGCCTTAAGAAATGAATACTCTGATTTCAATAGAAGTTCTATGCGAAGTATCAATGAAATCGATGGCACGTACCCCGCACGGCGTCTCGAAGACGTTCACCGACGTTCGTCGATGATATCCCATAGGCCACCTTTAGATTACGATCCAATGCTTATACCGAGAAACCGAAACAGTTTACCAGTATACGACTATGGTCCGTATTTAGGGTCCGTGAGGGACATAAAAACTGAACTTATGACATCGTCTCAAAGTATACATCTCGGACCAGAAAGTACTGAGATTCTTCAGACTCATCGACTAAGCAACTATGTTAGTTCAAATGAGTCTGGCTATGACAGCGATGGACGTCCGACAGATGAACATAGCAACCACTCACCGCCAGGATACTCGAGTCATATATCGCCAGGTACTGTGCGAGCGGAACCAATTGATGCTACTGCAGATGTAACGCACGGTAATTTTTCGAGACAATTGAGCTTAAACCATAAAATCAACGTGAGTAGAGTACATGTTCCTGCTAGACGGAGTTCTACACCATGTGCTTTATTTCCAATAGAAAATAGCATGCCTTATGAATATGTAAACAATAACAGGGAACAGTTTCATAAGTATCCCAATAATCCATTACACGTTCTAGATTATAATGATGCTAAACCACCACCGCTGCCAAAAAAgacattaaacaaaaaaataccttTCGTTTATAAAACTATCACACTAGACGAACGTGTGGAAACAcgaaaaattaaattacttcaTTCCCAAGTATTGCCAGTAGAACATTCCTCTAATCCCAATCTCAGTACTCTAATACCACCAGTGGACAATGAAGGCCCCAGCATTCCTGTACCAGAAACTGATATTTTTGGACGGGGACCATGTACAAAGCGATTCAGAAAGTTAAGATTAATAAAATCAAGATTAGATGAAAGTCTCGGCGTTTATTTAACACAACACAGAGTAGACTTCGATAGCAGTGGATCTAATTTTGAGATACGTTATATTGTGGTAAAACTAGATTTTGACGGCATAGCGCATAGGGATGGAAGACTGCGGATCGGTGATGAAATAGTTAATGTCAATGGAAAAGTTTTAAGAGGTTTATCATCACTAAAAGAAGTGCAGCATATTGTTAACTCATGTTCATCTGAAGCAAATTGTCAAGAAGGAGCACAAAAATACCAAGTTGATCTTGTTATGGCCCATGATGAAATTACTCCAGTGACATTAAGTCGGATAATAAACAGACATACTAGCGATCAAAATGTGATAGCGCCTTCGACATCTAACGTTCCGCCTGATATAATTTCGGAAACCGTTCATAAACCCACGGCTTCAAATCAAATAACCATTGAAACTCATTTTCCTAGTGAAAACCAATTTTACAGTAATTATGGAAATGGTACCAATAGCACTACCAATAATTTCCAACATAGTACACGACGACGAGAAACAGAAGTTCTAGGAAACAATAGCCCTACaattcaactaaatcaaaaGAGTGAtgacgaaaaattattagagaGGGCTTATCCGGCACCATCAGCCACACtgcaaaatattacaaatatcgAAATATCAATGAGATCTTCACCAACACCAAGAAACAGACATTCAAATAATTATAGACCTATTTCTCTTCATAATTCAAGGCCGCCTCTTATGGCTGAGCAGTATTCAACAAGTAATGAAAACACAACAAATGAGATAAAGGAAAAATCACCCCATTACATAAAACATGTCCCAAGATTATACCAAAACCGATCATTTGAAAGTATTCCTGAACAACTTCTGAGAAGTAGCAACAGAAGCAGATTTTTCAATAGGATTGGTTCTCAACGCTGCTCTCCAAGCCATGGTCATGTGTCTCGTCAGCAAGAACACGCATTAATGCAGAATGAGGGTCACCAAAGTGGTATTTATTCGAACAATTCTTTGCACATCGCAGAATTCTGGAAAGGACCTGGTCATAAAAGTTTAGGATTTAGTATTGTTGGAGGGACCGATTCTCCAAAAGGAAAAATGGGAATTTTCGTAAAAACTGTCTTTCCTAACGGACAAGCTGCTGATAAGGGGACTATCTTTGAAG GTGACGAGATCTTGTCAGTCAATAATGTGCCAACCCGTGGACTGAGCCATGCAGGGGCCATATCGCTTTTCAAACAAGTTAAAGAAGGAAAACTTGAACTGACGCTTTCAAGAAGAAG AGCACCTAGGTCAAGATCCGTGGAACCTCTGGGAAATTTCCGCTGCGACAATCTAAAGGAGTGA